The Primulina tabacum isolate GXHZ01 chromosome 1, ASM2559414v2, whole genome shotgun sequence genome contains the following window.
TATAATGCAGTGCAAGAAATATCAAATTTTTACAATGATTTTACTTCACTCCAGATATATGCTGAGTCTGCATTTGAAGTCAATCAGCGAATTAATCCAAAAGCTCTTATTTCCTGAcagttttaattaaattcttttTATTCTCATTAGCCATTTCAGGTTGTTGAACTCACCTGTCAGCACTCTACTTAGCAGTATGTTAAGACTCAGTTGTATGATGGTTGACTCTTAATATTTATGTGAGCATCAGGTAATTGGAGGTCTGGTGCAAGTTATTTCAGAAAGGAATTTACTTTGAACTATGTGATGGCCACATACTTCAGTAAACCCCAGGTGCTAATGTAGAAAAGATTTCCAGTCTTTTAAAAGATTTTCAGATAATTCTTTGTGGATATTAAGATGCCTGCAGTTGTCATTTCAGTAGTCCTTATTGTTTGTTTGGCACATGTATTTGAAGGTTTCAATTCTCAATGGTATTGTCATGGGGGGAGGAGGTGCTTGCTTCTGTACCTGGTAGACTTCGCGTCACTACAGAGAATTCGATATTTATCTATTCTTTCCATGAATTCATGAATTTTCTGTTTTATCTTGATAATTTTCAACCACTTCTGTTTTCACTGTCTTTTTTGTCATTTTGACAAATAAATAGGCTAATTTGTGgcttaatattaaaattttttgaaTCTATTTGATGGCTAGTCTTcttagataaataaattttcttcaaggttcaacatttaatgttacCTTTACTTTATTATATATTAGTAGCATTGTGTATGGCATATGCATTTAgcttatatttttttgtttgtatTTATATTTGTTTCCATATAGAACTTCAGGCATCTGAAATTTTGGCATGCCCTGATTGAGTGCTGTGTTGTATGATAATTATAGCTATATTACCCCCATCATCAAATTTATCAGTTTCATTTGCCAAAGGTTATCCTTTATGAATTAACCTTCTTGCAGCTTTTTGCTATGCCTGAAACAGCATTGGGACTCTTCCCTGACGTAGGTTCCTCATACTATTTGTCAAGATTCCCTGGTTTCTTTGGTAAATTCTGTTATGCCCCTTTACTTTTTCAGATGCCTTGTTTTGACCTAGACATGCCATATCTTTCATCCACATGTGGAGAATATTATCAAAGTAGTTGTGGCTTACCTTCTACCTACTGTTAGATTTTCTTCAAGATTTAGAAATCGAAGAgttgaattcaagaaaatgtgcCTTTCCCCCAAATAAAAGAAACATAGAAGAACACCACTGATGACACTACAGTTTCTTGCGTGGAAGCACTTCCAGTTTTTTAAATTTAACTCACTTACGACGAACTGCAGATCCCCGACTcctcaattaaatttttttaaacaaatatataaatttaatatctgcatgttataatttttttagaatACAAGTTAATATATCATTTATATATCAATTCTTCCAAATTCATTTGTTTAATAGAAACAGaaaacaaaggaaaatattGCAGATTTCTCAAGTCACTCTTCTAATTCTTCCCCGACAGTTGTCCTTAGGCCTGGGATGCGGTACGTACATCAATTGGCTATTAGGATCATGTTGCTCAAGCCTGTCAAACAAGAAACAAATTTTATAGAAATGTAGGCTTTTTACAAAAATGTACTTAACATTGATTCTAGACTTTTCTTTTTCCAAATGCAATctaaagaaattttgaaaggaTTCAGGAATCTGGATAAAATTTGGATGGTTGAAGCATGGTAACTAACTCATAGTTGAGGAGAAAATGGTGAAGGAAGACGGCGATTTCAAGCTTGGCAAGTTTATTTCCAGGGCACAGTCTGCTTCCAGCGCCGAAAGGAAGGAAATTTCCAGCTTTTGGCGTGAATCCCTGC
Protein-coding sequences here:
- the LOC142551896 gene encoding 3-hydroxyisobutyryl-CoA hydrolase 1-like; its protein translation is MASISSTNGENDQVSRLLELFIACREDFAVKLLILKGQGRAFCAGVDVAAVFRDITLGNWRSGASYFRKEFTLNYVMATYFSKPQVSILNGIVMGGGGACFCTCFLLCLKQHWDSSLTCLVLT